A genomic stretch from Vanrija pseudolonga chromosome 6, complete sequence includes:
- the ILV1 gene encoding Threonine dehydratase, mitochondrial, with protein sequence MTSQPVPVPTRNNHLASPNSDLAPLAKSPPNQTSTIEYASSAPFPPSSSKHAQDGTEDESVPDHLYAKLPKQYLEKGPNGQDVPDYLRMILTSKVYSAPLNLQETPLTYAANLSKRLGCEIWLKREDLQPVFSFKIRGAHNMMASLTEEEKKKGVITCSAGNHAQGVALSGKALGISSTVVMPLATPSIKVNNVRRLGGNAVLHGHDFDAAKAECLRRAKEEGLTFIPPYDDPYVVAGQGTIGMEICRQVADPNSLDGVFAAIGGGGLLAGIAAYLKRVTGPETKVFGVETVDGDAMDRSLKAGKRVLLDEVGPFADGTAVRLVGEEPFRVCKELIDGVVIVDNDEICAGIKDVFEETRSVPEPSGALALAGLKAHIMRNGLQGSGKKFIAIVSGGNMNFGRLRFVAERAEIGERREVLMSFQVPERPGSFVKLHNYLNPRAVTEFSYRFSPGLRGHIICSFYLKASSSSASGPSPAERQKEVDTIISDLGGMGIEGRDLTDNEFAKSHVRHLVGGRANVEHERVFRFAFPERPGALARFLASLKPDWNISLFHYRNHGADVGKVLVGLQVPPGSEGALSEFLEQLGYPWVEETDNIAYQYFMCPGAAASGAATPTA encoded by the exons ATGACTAG ccagccagtaCCAGTGCCCACGAGGAATAACCACCTCGCCAGCCCCAACAGCGACCTGGCTCCATTGGCCAAGTCACCTCCCAACCAGACGTCCACCATCGAGtacgcgtcctcggcacccttccctccctcgtCATCCAAGCATGCGCAGGACGGCACAGAAGACGAGAGCGTCCCAGACCACCTGTATGCCAAGCTGCCCAAGCAGTACCTCGAGAAGGGCCCCAACGGCCAGGATGTCCCCGACTACCTGCGCATGATCTTGACCT CCAAAGTCTACTCGGCCCCGCTCAACCTCCAGGAGACTCCCTTGACGTACGCGGCCAACCTCTCCAAGCGGTTGGGTTGCGAGATCTGgctcaagcgcgaggacCTGCAGCCCGTCTTCTCGTTCAAgatccgcggcgcgcacaaCATGATGGCCAGCttgaccgaggaggagaagaagaagggtGTCATCACCTGCAGTGCCGGCAACCACGCGCAGGGCGTCGCCCTGTCGGGcaaggcgctcggcatcTCGTCGACCGTCGTCATGCCATTGGCCACGCCGAGCATCAAGGTGAACAATGTCCGCAGGTTGGGCGGCAACGCCGTGCTCCACGGCcacgactttgacgccgccaaggccgagtgtctccgccgcgccaaggaggagggcctGACCTTTATCCCGCCCTACGACGACCCttacgtcgtcgccggccagGGCACTATTGGCATGGAGATCTGCAGGCAGGTCGCCGACCCCAacagcctcgacggcgtgttcGCCGCcattggcggcggcggcctgttGGCCGGTATTGCCGCGTACTTGAAGCGCGTGACCGGCCCCGAGACCAAGGTGTTTGGTGTCGAGACGGTCGACGGTGACGCCATGGACCGCTCCCTCAAGGCTGGCAAGCGTGTtcttctcgacgaggtgggaCCGTTTGCCGACGGCACGGCCGTTCGTctcgttggcgaggagcCCTTCCGCGTCTGCAAGGAGCTCATTGACGgcgtcgtcattgtcgacaacgacgagatCTGCGCTGGTATCAAGGACGTCTTCGAGG AGACCCGCTCCGTTCCCGAGCCATcaggcgcgctcgcgctcgccggcctcaaGGCCCACATCATGCGCAACGGCCTGCAGGGCAGCGGCAAGAAGTTTATCGCCATCGTGTCGGGCGGCAACATGAACTTTGGCCGTCTGCGcttcgtcgccgagcgcgccgagatcggtgagcgccgcgaggtgcTCATGTCGTTCCAGGTGCCCGAGCGCCCTGGATCGTTTGTCAAGCTGCACAACTACCTCAACCCGCGTGCCGTCACCGAGTTCTCGTACCGTTTCTCGCCCGGTCTGCGCGGCCACATCATCTGCTCGTTCTACCTCaaggcgagctcgtcgtccgcgtctggcccctcccccgccgagcgccagaAGGAGGTCGACACCATCATctccgacctcggcggcatgggcatcGAGGGGCGCGACCTTACCGACAACGAGTTTGCCAAGTCGCACGTCAGGCAtcttgtcggcggccgcgccaacgtcgagcacgagagAGTCTTCCGCTTTG CCTTCCCCGAGCGCCCTGGAGCTCTCGCCCGCTTCCTCGCCAGCCTCAAGCCAGACTGGAATATCTCCCTTTTCCACTACCGTaaccacggcgccgacgtcggcaaggtcctcgtcggcctccagGTGCCGCCTGGCTCGGAGGGCGCGCTGTCCGAgttcctcgagcagctcggctaCCCCTGGGTCGAGGAGACGGACAACATTGCCTACCAGTACTTCATgtgccccggcgccgcggcgagcggtgCTGCCACCCCTACTGCTTAG